GGGCGGCGGCGTGTTCGTCAGCTCGGCCAGCAGGTCCAGCGGCGGCTTCGGCGGCAGCGGCTGCTGCGTGGTGCGTTCGGGGCCGACCTGCGGGAGGGCGGCGGTGGCGTCGGCGGGGGCCACTCTGGTGGGCGAGGAGGAGGCGGAGGGAACGGGCGGGGTCGCGGTGGTCTTCGGCTTCACCCTCGACACGGGTTCGTCGAGGGGCTTGAGGGCCACGAATTTGCTGGTGCGCTCGGACGGGGACTCGGGCTTCGGCCGGTCCGCCTTGGACGGGTCGGCCTTGGGCTGCTCGGCCTTGGGCTGCTCGGCCGTCGGCTGCTCGGCCTTCGGCTGGTCCGCGGGCTTGTCGGTGGCCGGCTCGGCACCGCCCAGCTTGAGCATGGTGGTGGGCTGGTCCACCGCCGGGCGCTTCGGCGCCTTGAAGATGGCGGTGGGCTGGTCGACGGGCGGCTCGGGCGCGTCGTCGGTGTCCGGGGCGTCCTTCGAGGACGGCGAGTCGTCGGCGGATGCCGAACCGTCGGCGGGCGGCGTGTCCTTGGAGTCCTTCTGCGCCGCCGCGTCCTGGGAGTCCTCGGAGTCCTTGGCGTCCTTGGCGTCCTTGGCGTCCTCGACGTCCGAGGAGGCCTCGGGGCTCACGGAATCCTCGAGACCTTCGGAGGTCTCGGAGGTCTTCTCCGAGGGCTCCTTCGAGGGCTCAGACGTCTCGGAGGCGTCCTCCGGAGAGCTCTTCGCCTCAGCCGGCTTCGCGTCCTCGGTCTCGGACTCGGTCTCGGTCTCGGACGCCGTCTCGGACTCGGTCTCGGACTCGGACGCCGTCTCGGACTCGGCGTCCGACGTGGACTCGGCGTCCGACGTGGACTCGGCGTCCGACGTGGACTTCGCGTCCGTCTTCGGCTCGGCGTCGGCATCGGTGTCGGCGTCATCCGCCGCCGTGGCCTCGTCCTCAACTTCACCCTCGGACGCGGCCTTGGCGTCAGAGTCCGCGTCGGAAGGGGAACCGGAGTCGGAGTCGGCATCAGCGGCGGCATCGATGTCGGCACCGGCGTCGGCGTCGGACCCGGAAGCCGACTCCCCGTCAGCCTCGCCCGCAACCCCAGCCGCAGCCTCGACCTCGGCCCCAGCCTCGGTCTCAGCCCCAACCTCGGTCTCAGCCTCGGCCCCGGCTCCGGCCTCCGCCGCCGTACCGGCCCTCTCCGCGCCCTTGGAGGCCTTGTCGGGGTCCTCCGGGCCCTTGGAGGCTTCCGGAACCTCAGACTCCCCCTCAGGGGCCTCCTCGTCCGCCCCTGCGACCCAGGCGGCCACGGCCTCGCGCAGTCGCGCGTCCTCCACGGGGCCCTTCCCCCCGGACCCGGCGGAACCTTCCGCCAACGCCCGCGTCGAGAACACCGCCGTCGCCTGATCCACCCGTACGGTGGCGGCCCGTTCGCGGGCCACCGCCAGACGGGGATCGGCCGACGCCGCCGCCGCGGCGGCCCGACTCGGGCCCGGAACCGCGGCCGGGGTCCCCGGCGTCGCTTCTGCCGACGATGCCGACGCCTCGTGCTGCTTCGACCTGTCGGGGGACTCGCCCGCCACCGATGCCTCCTCCGTGCGCCACCCACCGGGCGCCCAACGAACCGTGAACCCTTGTCCCGCCGCCCGGACATCGCTGTCCGAACCATGTACCAGTGTCCTGTGTGCGGGCTTAACCCCTGCGGTAGACGAGAACGACATACCTGCTGGTTCCATCACGAACCGGTCAGGCACTCTCGACAGACCAATGTGAGAGGGGTCACCCTGTCATTCATCCACGCGGGGAGGCATGGATGGGCAGGAGCCGCAGAACTCTTCCGGAAGAGCTTCTGCTGCTGGCGTTGGACCCGACCACGGGTACCACTGCACAGCCGCAGTCGCTCGACCTCGGTCTGGCCGGAGCACAGCTAGTAGAGCTGGCGCTGGCCGGACGGATAGCCCCAGACGGGGATCGTATCGCCGTGGTGCAGCCACGGCCGACTGGAGATCCAACACTGGACTGTGCGTTGGAACTGCTTCGCCGACGCG
This portion of the Streptomyces mirabilis genome encodes:
- a CDS encoding D-alanyl-D-alanine carboxypeptidase, yielding MAGESPDRSKQHEASASSAEATPGTPAAVPGPSRAAAAAASADPRLAVARERAATVRVDQATAVFSTRALAEGSAGSGGKGPVEDARLREAVAAWVAGADEEAPEGESEVPEASKGPEDPDKASKGAERAGTAAEAGAGAEAETEVGAETEAGAEVEAAAGVAGEADGESASGSDADAGADIDAAADADSDSGSPSDADSDAKAASEGEVEDEATAADDADTDADAEPKTDAKSTSDAESTSDAESTSDAESETASESETESETASETETESETEDAKPAEAKSSPEDASETSEPSKEPSEKTSETSEGLEDSVSPEASSDVEDAKDAKDAKDSEDSQDAAAQKDSKDTPPADGSASADDSPSSKDAPDTDDAPEPPVDQPTAIFKAPKRPAVDQPTTMLKLGGAEPATDKPADQPKAEQPTAEQPKAEQPKADPSKADRPKPESPSERTSKFVALKPLDEPVSRVKPKTTATPPVPSASSSPTRVAPADATAALPQVGPERTTQQPLPPKPPLDLLAELTNTPPPPQTPVRTLARRVKIWTPLVLLLAVIFAVAQSLRPLPTPTLDLTAESSYTFGGGDASIPWPSSGQGALDVQGIGSFGTSGAQKAAPIASVAKVMTAYLILRDHPIKSGDGAKIKVDQKAQDQSDAGDESTVNVHAGDTITQKEALEGVLIASANNVARLLARWDAGSETAFVAKMNAAAKDLGMTNTTYTDPSGLTKTTVSTAADQVKLAKAAMKDASFREVARMMEYTDYKGTRHSNWNHLVGSNNVIGIKTGTTTAAGGNLVFAATKEIGGEVRTIVGAVISQGPGGSDNTILGGALAAGDKLIRAAQASLKSATILKKGDVVGYVDDGLGGRTPVVITKDVTAVGWAGLKVKLSFVSSELPHSAKAGTKVGSLTVGDGGSSSAVQVPVELQKDLAEPGFGAKLTRVS